The following proteins come from a genomic window of Geomonas sp. RF6:
- a CDS encoding dsDNA nuclease domain-containing protein, with protein MAGADAQAGFYYQNIVAALYVLDLLGFGTRLRSITLENQQRAKHIDDIIIDHCEGTKFIQVKWAEDETSSFTLHNLVCSDDESTSLVAKLAQGYRQVKAQRSGMEIVLLSTRRAGTHRQPSQGFTKSLAEFLAELHAPLVKSKDCKVEDLPLFEEYKNILELLRKSAGMPSLDELVEFLRCLRFRLSQPDRETMIDRLHARLAQLGIEPRCCGVLLDQIVRWSIMRAEVRPEDVNLVLGVQDRFVDRISHNFPVNRTMWVSTPHLFDKLDASIGTLNSGFVLVEGEPGSGKSTALTTYLSSRTDIAFGYFCFVPNDRSLANDRLGEDAFVSSICIGLRNAFLDVDFPKPYAPHSIQLLNEWLHALSAAGRRVVFVVDGVDHVDRKNRQSLVARPLTAVLDAQQLPPNVLIILSSRYPEALPQALINHVNSDPSRRISMPRFSLSQVRQFFTLRGLPLAEDLIESVLSVSGGVPIYLEYLADRFKDMDRYQQKQYLKSIPSLRNDKIDVFHRHLWDTCSGEERAVYILALLARREEFTTPEMLRALLKHIGIPATLHAVHETLAQLGHVLRLSDAKSVAIRHSSLAEFVIEQTGHLQTEIHQTMVAWYEDHPDSDDAWRNRFRHLSEHCQHREIISICDQNWISRAWLNHRPLHEIHRNLDFAWHAASVCRDITEFTRIGLLKQQLALVSFNLDLSDPDLAAFLLDLGHADEALRMIWDGERRQCSAIEFATFYLHYIDSVGRTLPDYVAKAGLGDCSPTGAGRADIELWYRAGCLIADPVQSLLAIDRMRWQKQHEMGDVRDPLAEEESKLINLEIQLTVIRELALQGAFDFLQCVMSEESLHEAVRIAARAGAGMILARNGERSEAEAILADVDLSCLPKSSRREFFLNLAELCLDTSVTIPLEKPVIPEVLLASMKTELNEAIFNLYDELRCYFLLEKTGYAWLDVTLRGWRQPMKDIVKAIARLAEIWTSGIGTARSDSSLLAVVQDVVELLDLNPRFFHSLEIRGELAYNSYTRRVQDLFDTVWSCAADLLPDVDLVRLGGWWTTAAHGNRALKYPKSTRSLARLIHTRNPAEASKICRQLLVIAEQSERKDEEVSAIGPGLLACASAWGLCGFCEEAQRLWLELLSVACGVGWRKDYQFNEILTALALAHEQEPQRTLDRVSDQLVLAHRLVDATRSKTVAIAVEEIISFLCKVDPGLALEALSQEENLIFRERALAGVIDALLKHGAVDLRLVHALATTMGYWEDRSDFEESSPAMFALYSSALEKGALDSARDIYDHWRHVLLVEKQVPHEVSRWASLWIERGNAPLDVVRDHIEYLPVARDVTHDEQDIEEMELLAELEDAATIPSAFEARFDDASATVLRKERRRDLERSSDDLKFAYSRAAGAAWSKEGPREFDLCFQDFIAQAIEVDVKDRTAARANLRQLIAQFIETLSERLSSSVRAPAFEQFFDVEDWLDRFVRPSTPYPLHRVLEKRLPEWISCAAICDLETWEDFCLRRTETETKASAVLALARRQAKISPTRAADNLIQAWEGGAGNFHDNHRLASSICSLLLEIDLARGLDFLFESFRQQYQQYPTLIVHRLDYLVALAKEVLPIDGGGLYEIWSSYNQTLAAGLSQKPVDVAWLKEPPPPDFKEACLKYLVGLLAFPVIDVRMLAANTLFRLAVKDTEIVPVLIQKWSGLADCQKEYVVSVLFALGISDPELASAWTSWLADVGHQEQHRSIRVSIRDALEYVRCDGVTLNPATVSKAKALVDRPLLIVPRKPVLDRQRAATGWVPPDVVRMMRVVAKAAPKGEVERLTVSIVSQLHPLVDEGYVEEMAVHRAYNINSNFDNIEIAGPYGEAVRSALNRSVQILVNSHEINVPELQRVEGVLRLRDPSDVLVRRVQRPSELTWIDDALSDDAFMAFADLEVATSGFSSRSREWATLFEYTEDRTGERFGNAPQRAVKVRIHCFGVPRGASNPTMEEIQLQMARGCLSPAHNRYRFELSQSVVPRSGGGIVPLVAMTTRAFRGRHAPDLAAVIPSVAEGIGLAAAPDDFLGWLDRDGKGAVRSIEWQDAFDQGRRRHEPISCGFLLQTRRDILREILDQEDVELWALLVVQRSVDRYKPEYEMGWAESTKLFKL; from the coding sequence ATGGCAGGCGCTGACGCCCAAGCTGGCTTCTATTATCAAAACATCGTTGCTGCACTTTATGTGCTTGATCTACTTGGTTTTGGTACCCGGCTTCGATCAATAACGCTGGAGAATCAGCAGCGGGCGAAGCATATCGACGACATCATTATCGACCACTGCGAAGGCACGAAATTCATCCAAGTAAAGTGGGCGGAGGACGAAACCTCGTCGTTCACCCTGCACAACTTGGTCTGCAGTGACGATGAGTCAACCTCCCTTGTTGCTAAGCTTGCTCAGGGGTATCGGCAGGTGAAGGCACAACGCTCGGGGATGGAAATAGTATTGTTGTCGACTCGCCGCGCCGGGACGCACCGCCAACCAAGCCAAGGCTTCACCAAAAGCTTGGCTGAGTTCCTGGCCGAGCTACACGCCCCCTTGGTCAAGTCAAAGGATTGTAAGGTTGAAGATCTGCCTCTTTTCGAGGAGTACAAGAATATCCTTGAACTCCTCCGCAAATCCGCAGGGATGCCGAGCCTCGACGAGTTGGTCGAATTTCTGAGGTGCCTCCGGTTCCGCCTGAGCCAGCCGGATAGAGAAACCATGATCGATCGCCTGCATGCTCGCCTCGCACAGCTCGGCATCGAACCCCGGTGTTGCGGCGTTCTTTTGGATCAAATCGTCAGATGGTCTATCATGAGAGCCGAGGTCAGACCTGAAGACGTTAACCTTGTGCTCGGCGTGCAAGACAGGTTCGTGGATCGGATTAGTCATAACTTTCCTGTCAACCGCACCATGTGGGTCTCTACGCCTCATCTTTTCGATAAACTCGATGCGTCGATCGGGACACTAAACAGCGGTTTCGTCCTAGTGGAAGGAGAGCCCGGCAGCGGAAAGTCAACCGCATTAACCACATATCTCTCCTCAAGAACGGATATAGCCTTTGGGTACTTTTGCTTCGTGCCCAACGACCGGAGCCTTGCTAATGACCGATTGGGCGAAGACGCCTTCGTGAGTTCCATTTGCATCGGTCTCAGGAATGCATTCCTGGACGTGGACTTCCCAAAGCCTTATGCCCCTCACTCCATCCAACTTCTCAATGAGTGGCTTCACGCACTGTCAGCCGCTGGGCGGCGCGTAGTTTTCGTCGTAGATGGGGTCGATCATGTGGATCGGAAGAATCGCCAATCCTTGGTTGCCCGACCGTTGACGGCAGTCCTCGATGCCCAGCAGCTCCCACCCAATGTTCTTATCATTCTAAGCTCCAGATATCCCGAAGCATTGCCGCAGGCGCTGATCAACCACGTGAACAGCGATCCAAGCCGCCGAATCTCAATGCCACGGTTTTCTCTCTCCCAGGTTCGTCAGTTCTTTACCCTTCGTGGACTGCCACTGGCCGAGGACTTAATCGAGTCTGTACTCTCAGTCTCGGGAGGAGTGCCGATTTACTTGGAGTACCTGGCTGATCGGTTCAAGGACATGGACCGGTACCAGCAGAAGCAGTACCTAAAGTCGATCCCCTCTTTGCGAAACGACAAGATAGATGTCTTTCACCGGCACCTATGGGACACATGCAGTGGCGAGGAACGGGCGGTATATATCTTGGCGCTTCTGGCGAGACGCGAAGAATTCACTACTCCAGAAATGCTGCGGGCCCTCCTGAAACACATCGGTATTCCAGCCACACTACATGCTGTACATGAAACCCTCGCTCAACTCGGCCACGTGCTCCGACTTTCTGACGCCAAAAGCGTTGCCATCAGACACAGTAGTCTTGCCGAATTCGTCATCGAACAAACCGGTCACCTGCAAACAGAGATCCATCAGACGATGGTGGCATGGTATGAGGATCATCCGGACAGTGATGATGCGTGGCGCAACCGGTTTCGACACCTGTCCGAACATTGTCAGCATAGAGAGATAATCTCTATCTGCGATCAGAATTGGATCAGCCGTGCGTGGCTTAACCATCGCCCCCTCCACGAAATCCACAGAAACCTCGATTTCGCATGGCATGCCGCATCAGTGTGCCGCGATATCACTGAGTTCACTCGGATAGGGTTATTAAAACAGCAACTAGCCTTGGTGTCCTTCAACCTCGACCTTTCCGATCCTGATCTCGCCGCGTTTCTCCTAGATCTGGGACACGCGGACGAAGCGTTGAGAATGATCTGGGATGGGGAAAGACGTCAATGTAGCGCCATCGAATTCGCTACGTTTTACCTCCACTACATCGATTCGGTCGGTCGGACGCTACCTGATTACGTAGCTAAAGCTGGCCTCGGAGATTGTTCCCCCACTGGAGCAGGTCGTGCAGACATTGAGCTTTGGTATCGAGCTGGGTGCCTTATTGCAGATCCTGTGCAGAGCCTGCTAGCTATCGACCGCATGAGATGGCAGAAGCAACATGAGATGGGAGATGTAAGAGATCCATTGGCGGAGGAAGAGAGCAAACTTATCAACCTGGAGATTCAGCTAACAGTTATCCGTGAGCTCGCATTGCAGGGTGCCTTCGATTTCCTGCAATGCGTGATGTCGGAGGAGTCCCTGCACGAAGCTGTTCGAATAGCTGCACGGGCCGGTGCGGGGATGATTCTGGCACGGAATGGTGAGCGTTCCGAGGCGGAGGCAATTCTTGCAGACGTTGACCTGAGTTGCCTGCCAAAAAGCAGCCGGCGAGAGTTCTTCTTGAATCTCGCCGAGCTATGCCTCGACACGTCGGTGACCATCCCGTTAGAAAAGCCTGTGATTCCTGAAGTTCTCCTGGCCTCTATGAAGACAGAATTGAACGAGGCTATCTTCAATCTCTACGACGAGTTACGGTGTTACTTCCTCCTCGAAAAGACAGGGTATGCGTGGCTCGATGTAACGTTGAGAGGTTGGCGCCAGCCTATGAAGGATATAGTGAAAGCCATCGCCCGGCTGGCAGAAATATGGACCAGTGGTATTGGCACTGCAAGATCTGACTCTTCTCTCCTTGCAGTCGTGCAGGACGTCGTGGAACTTCTGGATCTGAATCCTCGGTTTTTCCACAGCCTGGAGATAAGAGGCGAACTTGCCTATAACTCCTACACCAGAAGAGTTCAAGATCTCTTCGATACAGTTTGGTCCTGCGCTGCAGATTTGCTACCTGATGTTGATCTGGTGAGGCTTGGAGGATGGTGGACAACCGCTGCACACGGTAACCGTGCTCTGAAGTACCCGAAGAGTACACGCTCTCTTGCCAGACTGATTCACACAAGAAACCCAGCGGAAGCGAGCAAGATATGCCGGCAGCTTCTTGTTATCGCCGAGCAGAGCGAGCGAAAGGACGAGGAGGTTTCGGCCATTGGACCAGGGCTTCTTGCCTGTGCCTCAGCGTGGGGGCTATGTGGGTTTTGTGAGGAGGCTCAACGGCTATGGCTTGAGCTTCTGAGCGTTGCATGCGGTGTGGGTTGGCGGAAGGACTATCAATTTAACGAAATCCTCACCGCTCTCGCTCTGGCTCATGAGCAGGAGCCGCAGCGGACTCTTGATCGTGTCTCTGACCAATTAGTACTTGCCCATCGGTTGGTTGATGCCACTCGATCCAAGACTGTAGCAATTGCGGTAGAGGAAATAATAAGCTTCTTATGCAAGGTAGACCCGGGATTGGCTCTGGAGGCTCTTTCCCAGGAAGAGAACCTGATTTTTCGGGAACGAGCCCTTGCGGGTGTCATTGATGCGCTTCTAAAACACGGCGCAGTTGATTTGCGCCTGGTGCATGCCCTCGCGACAACCATGGGCTACTGGGAGGACCGCAGCGATTTCGAGGAAAGCAGCCCGGCGATGTTCGCGTTGTACTCCAGTGCTCTTGAGAAGGGTGCTCTCGACAGCGCGAGAGACATTTACGACCATTGGCGCCACGTTCTGCTCGTCGAGAAGCAGGTACCTCATGAGGTTTCAAGATGGGCATCTCTGTGGATTGAGAGGGGAAATGCACCACTCGATGTGGTGAGGGATCACATCGAGTATCTACCGGTGGCCAGAGACGTGACCCATGATGAGCAAGATATTGAGGAAATGGAGCTTTTGGCGGAATTGGAGGATGCAGCGACTATCCCCTCTGCCTTTGAGGCTCGTTTTGATGATGCCTCCGCAACAGTTCTCAGAAAGGAACGACGGAGGGACCTGGAACGAAGCAGTGATGACTTGAAGTTTGCCTACTCTCGCGCTGCTGGCGCTGCTTGGTCCAAAGAAGGCCCAAGAGAATTTGATCTTTGTTTCCAAGACTTCATCGCCCAAGCCATTGAGGTCGACGTTAAAGATAGGACTGCTGCCAGGGCGAACCTGCGCCAGTTGATAGCCCAATTTATTGAAACTCTATCCGAAAGGCTCTCCTCCTCTGTAAGGGCGCCAGCCTTTGAGCAGTTTTTCGATGTAGAGGACTGGCTAGATCGTTTTGTTAGACCCAGCACGCCATACCCTCTTCACCGAGTGCTGGAGAAGCGACTTCCTGAGTGGATTTCCTGTGCGGCTATATGCGACTTAGAAACTTGGGAGGATTTTTGCCTCCGTCGTACCGAAACAGAGACCAAGGCTTCCGCTGTACTCGCTTTGGCAAGAAGGCAGGCTAAAATCAGCCCTACTCGCGCCGCCGACAATCTCATCCAGGCTTGGGAGGGGGGGGCGGGTAATTTCCATGACAATCATCGCCTTGCAAGTAGCATCTGCTCATTGCTCCTGGAGATAGACCTCGCGAGAGGCCTCGACTTCCTTTTCGAGAGCTTCCGCCAACAGTACCAGCAATATCCGACATTAATAGTTCATCGGCTCGACTACCTGGTTGCATTGGCCAAAGAGGTTTTGCCTATCGACGGGGGCGGGCTATATGAAATATGGTCCTCCTACAACCAGACACTAGCTGCTGGGTTGTCACAGAAGCCTGTTGATGTGGCATGGCTCAAGGAGCCGCCGCCTCCCGATTTCAAGGAAGCCTGCCTAAAGTATCTTGTGGGCTTGTTAGCATTCCCGGTGATAGACGTCCGCATGCTCGCTGCAAATACCCTATTTCGGCTGGCAGTGAAAGATACCGAAATAGTCCCGGTTCTAATACAAAAATGGTCGGGGCTCGCCGACTGTCAAAAGGAATATGTTGTGTCGGTGCTGTTTGCTCTCGGCATCAGTGACCCTGAATTAGCTTCAGCATGGACGTCATGGCTTGCAGATGTCGGGCACCAGGAGCAACACCGGTCCATACGGGTTTCTATTAGGGATGCACTGGAGTATGTCCGTTGCGACGGAGTTACGCTTAACCCTGCGACGGTCTCCAAGGCTAAGGCTTTGGTAGACCGCCCACTACTCATCGTTCCGAGGAAACCGGTGCTTGATCGACAGAGAGCAGCAACTGGCTGGGTTCCCCCTGATGTCGTTCGCATGATGCGAGTCGTTGCAAAAGCTGCCCCCAAGGGTGAAGTGGAACGATTGACCGTCTCCATTGTCTCCCAACTACACCCACTGGTGGACGAAGGATATGTCGAGGAGATGGCGGTCCACAGGGCATATAACATCAACAGCAATTTTGACAATATCGAAATCGCCGGCCCATACGGCGAGGCCGTCCGGTCTGCATTGAATCGTAGCGTGCAAATCCTTGTAAATTCACACGAAATAAACGTGCCTGAGCTTCAGCGGGTCGAGGGCGTACTGAGGCTGCGCGATCCTTCAGATGTCCTCGTGCGGCGAGTGCAACGACCCTCGGAACTGACGTGGATCGACGATGCGCTTTCCGATGATGCCTTCATGGCATTTGCCGACCTCGAAGTAGCCACATCTGGGTTTTCGTCGCGGAGCAGGGAATGGGCAACACTGTTCGAGTACACAGAGGACCGGACAGGCGAGCGCTTCGGGAATGCTCCTCAACGGGCGGTCAAGGTACGTATCCATTGCTTCGGTGTACCTCGTGGCGCATCGAATCCAACGATGGAGGAGATCCAATTGCAGATGGCGCGGGGTTGCCTTTCTCCTGCTCATAACCGGTATCGTTTTGAATTGTCACAATCAGTGGTGCCAAGGAGTGGGGGGGGGATCGTACCCCTCGTCGCAATGACCACCAGAGCTTTTCGCGGCCGGCATGCCCCTGATCTTGCCGCGGTTATACCGTCTGTTGCAGAGGGAATCGGACTTGCAGCGGCGCCGGACGACTTCCTCGGATGGTTAGATCGAGATGGAAAGGGTGCCGTCCGGTCGATTGAATGGCAGGATGCCTTTGACCAAGGTCGCAGACGCCATGAACCCATATCGTGCGGGTTTCTCTTGCAGACTCGCAGGGATATTCTACGCGAGATACTCGATCAAGAGGACGTTGAGCTGTGGGCGTTGCTCGTAGTTCAGCGGTCAGTTGATCGGTACAAGCCTGAGTATGAGATGGGCTGGGCAGAGAGTACAAAGCTATTTAAATTATAG
- a CDS encoding DUF4209 domain-containing protein: protein MCHFPEDVQCGLDDFRRCGWKEILGEKREGYHAMSNVLSAAARKAIEEGRTAEGKVLWLLADACSMALKPASLNQPFEPTIILLDRRSSAPEDFAKEDIAFFATIVDDIDHPWLQARIADVLWLLNVPRSPKHALIAIDAYRSSPLSLETRLAGTLSCWERALVLARMLGPGAANRLTELEDEFCSSVEKAVIGDGVFALDIVEVLDRHHLGRSHLMVLATKLESMAREAESEGHYLLARRYFDAATKWFLKAKEKQKAAELIARSAETFVHEANARLNSSSPSYIVAASFFEDAIQKLRHIPRSQRQPLKIDERIAEIHELLTDAGEKSIEEMRSVPTPPIDITDVTSASMAMVRGKDIIEALSALVNGPPAITKQRIQGAAKEVLKRSFLQSFFGGTQLSRDGRVIGKSPSSKSAGKSQDDALWVQMVKHHGLEINFLVHGCIWPALEALRLEHRVTEGAFIALASNSPIVPPGRADLFGKALFEGYDNDFIAALHLLVPQLENLVRWHLKTRGVKTTTLDADGIHTENGLSTLAWLPEMEEIFGEDFTFEIRALFCDPFGPNLRNEVAHGLFDSGACQSAYSVYAWWFALKIVLNIFLHQRRGVDEASEWTPPPPEDSPAGESPSG from the coding sequence GTGTGTCATTTCCCTGAGGACGTACAATGTGGCTTGGACGACTTTCGTCGATGCGGATGGAAAGAGATACTTGGGGAGAAGCGTGAAGGTTATCACGCAATGTCGAACGTGTTGTCGGCGGCTGCTCGAAAAGCTATAGAAGAAGGGAGGACCGCTGAAGGTAAGGTGCTCTGGCTACTGGCGGATGCTTGTTCCATGGCACTGAAACCCGCAAGTCTCAATCAGCCATTCGAGCCGACGATAATCCTGCTGGATCGTCGATCATCCGCTCCTGAGGATTTTGCAAAAGAAGATATCGCCTTTTTCGCCACCATTGTAGACGATATCGACCACCCATGGTTACAGGCGCGGATAGCTGATGTGCTTTGGCTCCTCAATGTCCCGCGCAGTCCCAAACATGCCCTGATTGCAATAGATGCATATCGCTCGAGCCCGCTTTCATTGGAGACCCGTCTTGCCGGTACGCTTTCATGCTGGGAGAGGGCCTTGGTATTGGCGAGAATGTTGGGTCCCGGAGCAGCAAATAGGCTGACGGAGCTGGAGGATGAATTCTGCAGTAGTGTCGAAAAAGCCGTCATTGGAGACGGAGTCTTCGCCCTTGACATCGTAGAAGTACTTGATCGGCACCATCTTGGCCGATCCCATTTGATGGTACTGGCCACGAAACTTGAGTCGATGGCAAGAGAAGCTGAATCTGAAGGGCACTACCTTCTGGCGAGAAGGTATTTTGATGCCGCTACAAAGTGGTTCCTGAAGGCAAAGGAGAAACAGAAGGCGGCAGAGCTAATTGCACGTTCCGCCGAAACGTTTGTCCACGAGGCCAATGCACGGCTTAATTCGAGCTCCCCCAGCTACATAGTTGCCGCGAGTTTTTTCGAGGACGCAATCCAGAAATTACGACACATCCCCAGATCCCAGCGCCAACCATTGAAGATCGATGAGCGAATTGCAGAGATCCATGAACTGCTGACAGATGCAGGGGAAAAATCAATTGAAGAAATGCGATCCGTCCCTACACCACCAATCGACATTACTGACGTTACCAGTGCTTCAATGGCCATGGTCCGCGGAAAGGACATCATAGAAGCCTTGAGTGCCCTAGTCAACGGCCCACCCGCAATTACAAAGCAACGGATCCAAGGAGCCGCAAAAGAAGTCCTTAAAAGAAGCTTTCTCCAAAGCTTCTTCGGTGGAACTCAGTTGTCGCGAGATGGGCGGGTAATAGGAAAATCTCCATCCTCGAAATCCGCTGGAAAATCACAAGATGATGCCTTATGGGTGCAGATGGTGAAACACCATGGGCTAGAGATCAATTTCTTGGTTCACGGGTGCATTTGGCCAGCTCTTGAAGCTCTCAGGCTTGAGCACCGCGTTACGGAAGGAGCTTTTATAGCGCTTGCCTCAAACTCACCGATTGTTCCACCAGGGCGAGCAGACCTTTTTGGAAAAGCTCTTTTTGAAGGGTACGATAATGACTTCATTGCCGCGCTGCACTTGCTGGTCCCGCAATTAGAAAACCTGGTGAGATGGCATCTTAAGACCCGCGGTGTTAAAACCACGACTTTGGACGCAGATGGTATCCATACCGAAAATGGCCTCAGCACTCTGGCGTGGCTCCCAGAGATGGAGGAAATCTTTGGCGAAGATTTTACATTTGAGATCAGAGCGCTCTTCTGTGACCCATTCGGCCCGAACCTGCGGAATGAGGTCGCTCATGGTCTATTCGATTCAGGTGCCTGCCAATCGGCGTATTCGGTGTATGCCTGGTGGTTTGCGCTCAAAATCGTCTTAAACATTTTTTTGCACCAGAGAAGAGGAGTTGACGAAGCATCCGAGTGGACTCCGCCCCCTCCTGAGGACTCTCCGGCAGGAGAATCTCCTTCTGGTTGA
- a CDS encoding ATP-dependent nuclease, protein MYLHTLKIRNFRRLKDVQIDLASDISIFVGANNSGKTSASQAVFLFCGGSREKFSIYEFSAECWTAIDAFGNEAENAKLPTISLDLWFHVDAADLHRVVDLLPSLRWEGSLVGLRIEFAASDEAALLTRFHEERERARANVRPGNNGEDFHPSPRTLCEYLADHLRREFELKYYVLDRAQFDASFAALPEYVPLQISPEKGRGGKDILNSLLKVDFLSAQRHLSDFAGGTRSEDLSRCLSRFYNRNLEQRGDDYDALRALADSEAMLNDHLARVFEPTLSRLEDLGYPGLANPRLVIKSALNPATLMGSLDGARVHYALGDPEDGTEGATLPDRYSGLGFKNLIYMVVELLDLHAQWMDIEENRPPLHLIFIEEPEAHLHAQLQQVFIRKVLDILSIEGADAIYYRSQLAVTTHSPHILYERGFRPVRYFRRSTTAAGQSSEVLNLSAFYAGTENPTRDFLERYLKLTHCDLFFADAAVLVEGNVERLLLPQMIEKTAPRLKSACLCILEIGGAFGHLFRSLIQFLGITTLIITDIDSVTGGAAPAAGADEDPPDDEDAPAAGSACMVHVADAVTSNQTLIQWLPGRTLVADLLAATQEERTQRRAENAGALVRVTYQTPVEVEWNGNTAILTGRTIEEAFAFENLAWCQNQEQSVLNLRVRGRGAQTLELLSTRLHKRIRSKDFKKTDFALALLAQDPEGWTVPNYIVQGLQWLQDEVTPAPALGAPAPEVVEAQL, encoded by the coding sequence ATGTATCTTCATACATTGAAAATACGCAATTTTAGACGGCTAAAGGATGTACAGATCGATTTGGCATCCGACATTTCAATTTTCGTCGGAGCTAATAACAGCGGGAAGACGTCGGCATCGCAGGCGGTCTTCCTATTCTGTGGGGGCTCTCGAGAGAAATTTTCGATTTACGAATTCAGCGCGGAATGTTGGACGGCGATTGATGCTTTCGGCAATGAAGCGGAAAACGCCAAGCTGCCTACGATCTCCCTTGATCTGTGGTTTCATGTTGATGCGGCTGATTTACATCGTGTCGTTGACCTCTTACCGAGCCTGCGTTGGGAAGGCTCGCTGGTTGGCTTGCGGATTGAATTCGCGGCGTCAGATGAGGCAGCCCTTCTCACTCGATTTCATGAAGAGCGTGAAAGAGCACGGGCGAATGTGCGGCCGGGCAATAATGGAGAAGACTTCCACCCATCACCGCGCACGCTGTGTGAATATCTAGCTGATCATCTTCGACGCGAGTTCGAGCTGAAATACTACGTGCTTGATCGTGCACAGTTTGATGCCTCTTTTGCTGCGTTGCCGGAGTACGTACCACTCCAGATCTCTCCTGAGAAGGGTCGGGGGGGAAAGGACATTCTCAACTCCCTTTTGAAGGTTGATTTTCTCAGCGCTCAACGCCATCTCTCCGACTTTGCTGGTGGGACTCGTTCCGAGGACCTATCGCGCTGCCTAAGCCGCTTCTACAATCGAAACCTGGAGCAGCGTGGAGACGACTACGATGCATTACGTGCGTTGGCTGATTCTGAGGCCATGCTCAATGACCACTTGGCGCGCGTTTTCGAGCCGACACTCAGTCGCTTGGAGGACCTAGGCTACCCCGGGCTCGCCAACCCCCGACTTGTAATAAAGTCGGCATTGAACCCTGCCACTTTGATGGGTAGCCTAGATGGCGCACGGGTCCATTATGCCTTAGGTGATCCTGAAGACGGTACCGAAGGGGCAACCCTCCCAGATCGTTACAGCGGATTAGGATTCAAAAATCTCATATACATGGTCGTAGAGCTTCTCGACCTTCATGCACAGTGGATGGACATAGAGGAGAACCGACCGCCCCTCCACCTGATCTTTATTGAGGAGCCAGAGGCACATCTTCATGCCCAACTCCAGCAGGTCTTTATCCGTAAGGTGCTCGACATCCTGTCAATCGAAGGCGCTGATGCGATCTATTATCGCAGCCAACTCGCTGTCACGACTCACTCTCCTCATATCCTTTACGAGCGCGGTTTCCGCCCTGTCCGCTACTTCCGTCGCAGCACAACGGCTGCGGGTCAATCTTCTGAGGTGCTGAACCTCTCTGCATTCTATGCCGGCACGGAAAATCCGACTCGTGATTTTCTGGAGCGCTACCTGAAGCTGACCCACTGCGATCTCTTTTTCGCAGACGCGGCGGTCCTTGTTGAAGGCAATGTGGAGCGTCTTCTCCTGCCTCAAATGATTGAAAAAACGGCGCCAAGATTGAAATCGGCATGTCTATGTATTCTTGAAATAGGTGGTGCCTTCGGCCACCTCTTTCGTTCTCTGATCCAATTTCTCGGAATCACCACGCTGATTATTACCGACATCGATAGCGTCACAGGGGGGGCGGCTCCTGCCGCAGGCGCGGATGAAGACCCGCCAGACGATGAAGATGCCCCTGCCGCGGGCAGCGCATGCATGGTTCATGTTGCTGACGCTGTGACCTCAAACCAGACTTTGATCCAATGGCTGCCAGGTCGGACACTCGTTGCCGACCTCCTGGCCGCTACTCAAGAGGAGCGAACCCAGCGTCGAGCAGAAAACGCCGGAGCGCTGGTCCGCGTAACCTACCAGACGCCTGTAGAAGTCGAGTGGAATGGAAACACCGCCATCCTAACGGGCCGAACAATAGAAGAAGCCTTTGCTTTTGAAAACCTTGCTTGGTGCCAGAACCAGGAGCAGAGCGTTCTTAATTTACGCGTCCGAGGGAGGGGGGCTCAAACGCTGGAACTACTCTCTACGCGGCTCCACAAGCGGATTAGGAGCAAGGACTTCAAGAAAACGGACTTTGCCCTTGCGCTGCTTGCGCAAGATCCTGAGGGGTGGACAGTACCAAATTACATCGTTCAGGGGCTACAGTGGCTTCAGGACGAGGTAACTCCTGCTCCGGCACTGGGGGCCCCAGCTCCAGAAGTGGTGGAGGCACAGTTATGA